One genomic window of Solanum dulcamara chromosome 10, daSolDulc1.2, whole genome shotgun sequence includes the following:
- the LOC129869719 gene encoding uncharacterized protein LOC129869719, with protein sequence MPTGKLAKWQILLSEFDIEYVTQKAIKGQALADHLAENTVDKDYEPLKTYFHDEEVLFIGEDMSELCDVDYFTKWVEASTYKAVTKKVVADFVRNNVVCRFGIPESIIIDNFVNLNSDIMKEICKRFKIAHRNSISYRPQMNGAVEAANKNIKKILRKIVDSKRQWHKKLPYALLGYCTKIRTFIGTTLCFAGTDPT encoded by the exons ATGCCTACAGGTAAATTGGCAAAATGGCAAATTTTGTTAAGTGAGTTTGACATTGAGTACGTGACACAGAAGGCCATCAAAGGACAAGCCTTGGCTGACCATCTCGCAGAAAATACAGTGGATAAGGATTACGAGCCGCTAAAAACCTATTTCCATGATGAAGAGGTGTTGTTTATAGGAGAAGACATGTCAGAACTATGCGATG TCGATTATTTCACAAAATGGGTCGAAGCTTCAACATACAAGGCAGTAACTAAGAAAGTAGTGGCAGACTTTGTTCGCAACAATGTAGTTTGTCGATTTGGGATTCCAGAATCAATCATAATAGATAATTTTGTCAATCTCAATAGCGATATTATGAAGGAAATTTGTAAGCGGTTTAAGATTGCCCATCGAAATTCCATAAGTTATCGACCACAGATGAATGGAGCAGTTGAAGCTGCAAAcaagaatatcaagaagattTTAAGGAAGATAGTGGATAGTAAGAGACAATGGCACAAGAAGTTACCATATGCTCTGCTTGGTTATTGTACCAAAATCAGAACTTTTATTGGGACAACTCTTTGTTTtgcgggaacagaccctacataa